The nucleotide sequence CGTAGAATTCTGAGGACTCGTAAAACATGAACGATCCGATAGAAGGGGAGTACCGCAATAATATCGAACCAGTAATGGCGGAAAAATCGACGTTTGTTCCGGGCGACCAGGTAGCGGCTGCAAAGTTCCACCACAAAAATTCCGGTAATCAGACCATCCACCGTTTGAATGGTGGCATAGTCAGTGCTTGAGAGGTCAATCCCCAGTTCAACCACGACCAGCAGGACTGAGAGCAGAATCAGCATGACGATCGCAAACTCGACCTGGGGTGAATGCAGGCAGCGATCGACCTGCGTTTTTAAACTGCTTCGTGGTTGCATCACAGTTCCCCCGCCCCCCTACCCGATACCCCGTCCCCTGTCGCCGTTAGTTTTCCTGGCTCAGTTGTGTCAAAAACCGCCGGATCAGCCCAATCGTAACGGCAGGCAGTTCCAGTTGAGGGGTTAACCCTACATCTTCCAGGATTTCCAGGGCACGGATGGCTTTGGGGTTCATGGCGGCAAGCCGCTGACCAATGGTGGGACTGGTAAACTGCGACTGCCTGCCCCAAATCATCGCGGTGGGGGTTGTGAGCTGGTTGATGTAAAGCGACAGGTCAAAACATAGATCGCCCCGCACAAAGGAAAGAGCGGCATACTCCGCGTTGGGTTGTTGGGCAGACTCCAGATAGGCTTCGACAATTTCAGCGTAAACCCGTTCTGGATGAGCAAACTGACGCTCTTCCAGAAAGCTCCGAATCCCAGCCGGATTGGCAATTCCAACACTGTAAAGCAACCGATCCAGGATAGGCGTGCTGATCAGTTGGGCAAAAAAACTACGGGTGTAGTCTTCGCCAAAGTCTGAAAGCCCGGCAGGTGTAGTCAGAATCAGGGATTTGAACAGATCGGGGCGGGCGATCGCCGCCCGAATCACGATGGCGGCTGTCAGCGAAGAAGCCACCACAGGTACCGGTTCACCACAGGTCTGCTCCAGAAACTCTGTGATAGTTGTGATGTAGTCCATCACCTGGTAACTCCGGGCTGGATGTTCGGATCGTCCCCAGCCAATCAAATCGGGTGCCAGCACCCGGTATTCCACCGCAAATGCTGGATAAACTTTTGACCATTCATAGGCAGAGGAGCCACCGCCAAAGCCATGCAGAAATACCAGCGTTGGCAGGGAAGGCAAATTGCTATCCTGCTCAGGCAACCAGAACGCGGTTTCGGCTGTGTAATAAGCCATGTTCCCAAGCTTAGTCATAATGGAACGCTGGCAAAAACCAGGTGGAATTAGCATGGAAAAGCCCTCAGGTTGACAGACCTAGTAACCAGTTTAGCGGTTAGAGCTTTCTATTGCCCTTTTCAAAGGTGTCAGGCACAGTGAGGGTGCAGAGCACCACTGTGCCTCATACTCCCGTACCTGACTCAATTGAGAAACGCTACATTCAGTTCTATGAGCTGGCTGACCAGACAGCATCACCCACTCAGAGAAACCGACCACCCAATCAGGTGACAGGAGAATCACCCGGTAAGATAGCGCGCACGGGGGAGTTAGCACCCTGGGTTCCCTGGGTATTTTGAGTATATACATTCTCAAGTAGGAAGGTTAGCTAGTTTTGAATTAGGCTCTACACCTACATTTCAGAGGTTTGTGTTTTGGCTACTCACAACTTGCTCATAAACCTTACCTTTCTAACCTTTCGAGTGTGAAAGTGCTTAAATGCAAATCTATAC is from Leptothermofonsia sichuanensis E412 and encodes:
- a CDS encoding alpha/beta fold hydrolase, translating into MTKLGNMAYYTAETAFWLPEQDSNLPSLPTLVFLHGFGGGSSAYEWSKVYPAFAVEYRVLAPDLIGWGRSEHPARSYQVMDYITTITEFLEQTCGEPVPVVASSLTAAIVIRAAIARPDLFKSLILTTPAGLSDFGEDYTRSFFAQLISTPILDRLLYSVGIANPAGIRSFLEERQFAHPERVYAEIVEAYLESAQQPNAEYAALSFVRGDLCFDLSLYINQLTTPTAMIWGRQSQFTSPTIGQRLAAMNPKAIRALEILEDVGLTPQLELPAVTIGLIRRFLTQLSQEN